GCGAGCCGCAGCTGACCGACGTCGGCAAGACGATGCTGGAAGACGCCCGGCGCATGATCGGCGTGCTGCAGCGGATACGCTCGCGGGCCAGCGGCCACCAGCAAGGGCTTGAGGCGGAAGTCGCGATGTCGGTTGAAGTTGCCTTGCCGTCGCCGGTGCTGGTCCCGGTGCTGAAGGCACTAGAGGAGCGGTTTCCGACCGTAGCGCTGCGCCTGCACGTCGGTTCGCTCGGGCTGATCATCGATCAGGTCATGACCGGGCAGGCCGATCTCGGGGTTGGCAGCATAACGGGCGAGGCCGAGGTGCAGCTCGTTCCCCTTGGCTTCATGTCCATGGTGCCGGCAGCCGCCCCCGATCATCCGCTGGCACAGTTTTCCGGTCCGGTGCCGCTGGAAGAGATGCGTGAGCACATCCAGCTCGTTGTGTCAGACCAGTCGGAGCGGACGCGCGGACGCGATTTCGGCGTGTTCGCCTATCGCACCTGGCGGCTGACCGACATGCGTACCAAACACGCCCTTATGCGTGAGGGGCTCGGCTGGGGCGGTCTGCCCCGCTGGCTGATCGCCGACGATCTGGCAACGGGCCGCCTGGTGGAGCTCAACCTCGAGCCCTGCAGCGAGCAGCGCTCGCCACTGTTTGCCATGCACCGCGCCGACCGCGCACCAAAGCCGGCTGCGGCCTGGCTGATCGAGCAGTTCAAGCGCGAGCTCGGCTGTTTCAACGAGTTCGAGCCGCATCGCCGGACAACGACCGGCATGGCGTGAGCGTCAGGAGCGCTGGTCAGGCGTCATCAGGCCGTCGATCAGGGCAGAGATGACCTCGACCTGGTCGGCAAAGGCGGCACCCGCATCGATCGCCAGTGCGGCGCGGTCGAAGGTGGCGGCGAGCAGGCTGGTAAGCGGTGCGAGCGGCAGCTTGCGCATGGCGCCGGCACGCATCGTCGCTGCCAGGCCCTCGCGCAGCGTGCGGTTGCCGTGGCGATCATCGATGGCGTCCATGCCGGGACGGCCGAGCACCGCGGGTCCGTCGAGCAGCAAAAGCCGCGTCCGTCCCGGCATCTGCATCGCCCGGAGATAGGCTTCGGTACCGACAAGAAGCGCTTCGCGGGCGCCAAGGGAGACGGGTGCCGCGCGTTCGATCTCTTCGGCAACCGCATGCGCCTCCTGCTCGACGACCGCCGCAAACAGCGCCTGTTTGTCGCTGAAGTGGTGATAGAGCGCGCCGCGCGTGACGCCGGCCGCAGCCACGATCTCCGGCGTGCCGGTTTCGGCATAGGATTTTTCGGTGAACAGCCTGCGCGCGGCAGCGATCAGGTCGCCGCGCGTCGCCTCGGTGCGGTCACGGTTGGAACGGCGCTCGTTTTTCACTTGCATACATGCAGCCTGTATGTTAATTCGCATTTACATGCAGACTGTATGTTGATTGAGGAAAGAAGGAAAGCCATGAAAACGACCAGCTACTATCCCGTGATCATGACCGGCGACGTCGCCGGCACCGCCGCTTTCTACGTCAAGCACTTCCGCTTCGAGTCACAGTTTGACGCCGGCTGGTATGTCCATCTGCGGTCGGCAGAAGACAGGGACGTCAATCTCGCCATCGTCCAGGGCGACCACGAGACGATCCCCGAAGAGGGGCGCGGGCAGGTCGCTGGCCTGCTGATCAATTTCGAGGTCAAGGATGTCGACGCCGTGCATGCGCGGCTCGTCGCGGAAGGGCTACCGATCCTGCGTTCGCTGCGCGACGAAGACTTCGGGCAGCGCCACTTCATCACCAGGGACCCCAATGGCGTGCTGATCGACGTCATCACCCCGATCCCGCCGAGCCCCGAGTTTCTGGCACTGTATGTGCCGGATACGGTTGGCGCCTGACGCAAACGAAACCTGACGCAAACGAAAACGGAGGCGCCGCGAGGCGCCTCCGTCATTTTACCGATATCGGCTTCAAACCCGGTCGGCAGGTCAGTCCTGGATGTAGCAGCGCTTGCGGACGCCTGGCGCCGGATCGCCGAAGTTCTCGTTGTCACAGTCGACGCCGTCACGGAACACACCTTCCTCGAACTGCGTCATCGTGCCGTAGCGCACCCGCTTGCGGCCGTAGAAGTCGCAATACTCGTTCTCGTTGGCGCAGGCCACCCAGCGCTTGCGGCGCGGTTCGCCGTAGCCGCCGTTGCCATAGTCGCCGCCGCGGCGGCCTCGCTCGACGATGTAGCATTCCTTGCGCATGCCGGGCGCCGGGTCGCCGAAGCTGCGGTTCGAGCAGCGGACAGCGGGAGCATCGATGAAGCGCGAGGTGGTCCTGCCTTGCGCGCCGTAGACGACTTCGGCGGGATAAGGCAGGCGGCAGGTGCCGCCTTCCGATGCGCAGCGGGTCAGCCGTTGAGCCTCTGCGGGGGTGGGGGTGAATGCAGACACGGTTGCCGCCAGTCCGGCGATGCAGATCGATGCGAAGGCAGTCCGCATCGTAAGGGTTTGGGCGATTGACACGATAGATGTCCTCGAATCGTTGGAGGCCTCGACCTTAGCGGGCATGGCTTGAACGCAAGATGAATGCGGCGATTTGAAGAAAGTTTCCGTGTCTGGGTCAGACAAGATGACCTTGGGGCAAGCAAATGTCTCTAAGTGCTCGAAGCTGCTGCCGGCGATTGCCTGCCTCCGCCAGCGGGCTGTGGCGAGCAGTGGATGCAAACACTGCTCAGCAATGACTAAGGTTGTGCCAATACCTCTACCAGCGCCGTTCGCTTGATACCCTCGTATATTTCGAACCGGCGCCCGGCGTGAAGCCGCTGGTGCGGCGCCTCCGGAGATAAGAAATGTGCGCTCACATTGCCCCTGTCGAACTCCAGGACGACACTCCAAGTCACTCCTGATGGCCAGTCCAAGTCTTCCTCAAACTTTGCGGGGGTCGAATAGATCCCACTCGTTGGTTGTGGGCCTTCGGCAAGCCATTTGAGGCGGACCCGTACAGCTGGGGGTTCAGCTTGCTCGAGCATTCTGGTTCTATTGCCCCGGCTGAGACCACGATGGCAGCGCGCCCGGACGCTCCTGAACCGGATAGACGCGGTCGTAGGCCAGGTTGAAGACGAACGCGTAGGCCATGTAGAACAGCGCAAAAGAGGCATCCATCAGCAGCGCCTGGAGGAGGCTGACGCCGAGATACCAGGCGATGAACGGCATCAGGACAGCGAGAAGCCCGACCTCGAACAGGACGGCGTGAGCGACACGCACCTTAAGCGATTTCTTGACGCTGCCTCTTATCGCCAGAAGCAGGTGGTCGAAGCCGAGATTGAACAGGTAGTTCCAGATCGTTGCGATCGTCGCGCTGACGATGGCGACGGCGCCGATGTCGCCCATGGGCATATGGAAAGCCCAGGCGCCAAGCGGCGTGACGAGCGCCAGCCCGATCAGTTCGAAGCTGATGGCGTGGCGAACACGATCAAGAGTGGTGCGCATATTAGCCCCGTGGGATTTCGGCCCGTTCCGAAAAAAGCGTCCCAGATGGGGGAGATGGTCCTCGCTTCGGAGACAAGATTAAGAACCGTGCCAGATGTGCAGTACTGCCATGGTCGGTTGTTCGATGGTGCCAGGGGCAAAGATGATTGCAGGCCTGTAACTGCCGTCCCGCGCGGCGCCGGTATTGTCCGGCTACTTCCTGCGATGGGAAAGGATCGTGCCGGCGCCGGCCAGTGTCAGCACGGAGCCGGCAATGAAGGGCGGTATGAATACGGCCAGCGCCTCGGTGTCCTTCCACCGCAGCCGGAAATCATTGCAGCCGGTGCCGCAGCCATAGGCGTTCAGCCAGACCCAGCCGCCAATGGTCGCCAGGCAGACCAGTACGCCCAGGACGAGCAGTGCGTATCCCAACAGGCGCAGCAGAGCCTCCCGCGAAATGGAAAAACCGAGGTGCTTGTGCAGCACCTCGGTTCAGCCTTGTCAATCGGCGGTAGCCGAAACGCAGTCAATCCAGCGGCTTGGCCGGCGCCGTTGAGAAAATGATTCCGGCCGGCTTTCCGTTCTAGAGGCTGGGTCCGTCCTCGCCTGCGGCCTTCTTGTCGCCCTTGGAGAGGCCGGTCAGGCGGTCGATATAGGCGAGCAGCAGCGCCGACAGGACGAATGCCAGATGGATGATGGTCAGCCACATCAGCTGGTCGGAGGTGTATTGCTGGGCGTTGAGGAACACCTGCAGCAGGTGGATCGACGAGATCGCGACGATGGTCGAGGCAACCTTGATCTTGAGCGAGCTGATGTCGATGGTGCCGAGCCAGTGGACCTCGCCGTCATGGTTGTCGAAGCGGCTGACGAAGTTCTCATAGCCGGAGATGATCACCATCACCACCAGAGAGGCGACAAGGGCCGCGTCGATCAGGCCGAGCACCTTGAGGATGGTGTCGGTGTCGTCGAGCACCATCACCTTCATGACGAATTCGTAGAGCTTCTTGACGAAGGACAGCGCGTAGATGCCGAGCGCCACGGCGAGGCCGAGGTAGAACACCACGAGCAGCCAGCGTGAGGCGAGGATGATGGATTCGACAGCGTGTTCGAGGCGTTTCATGAGACGTCCGAAATTTGCGATTGGAAACTGAGGCGGTGCCGACGAATGCAACAGCTTCGGGGATAAAACAAGGCCCGGCCGCTGGAGGGGGGATTCGGCCGGGCCTGATCTCCTGAAACGCCGGAGATGAGACGGGGCAGGGAACCACGTCACCCACAAAGTGGCATCAAAATCCAGCGATTCAATGGCCAAAGCCGGGTGATCGCGTGATTGTTACCGGCGATTCCGTGGCCAAAAAGGGCGTGGGATCAAGCAAAAACCCGCCCCGCAATACGCGGGGCGGGCCTTGTTTCAGCGTCTTCAGATGTTAGTTGGCGCTGGCGATCGGCGCCACCAGCGGGGTGATCCGGCGGATCGCGACTCGGCGGTTTTCTCGCTCGGGCTTCTGCGACTTCACCTTGAGGTAGCGCTCGCCATAGCCCTGTGTCGACAGGTTCTCCGGCTGGATGCCGAAGACATTGGTCAGCGCATCCGCCACAGCCTCGGCGCGGCGATCCGAGAGCGCCAGGTTGGCGACATCGGAACCCACGGCGTCGGTGTGTCCTTCGATCAGGAAGGTTTCGGCCGGGTTCTTCTTGAGCAGCTTCTCCATCGCATTGGCGACGCCCTCGAGCTTGGCGATTTCGCTCTCGGGGATCGAGGCTGAGCCGAACTCGAAGCTCAGTGTGTCGAGGTCGACGCGCCGGGCGATGTCGCGGACACGGGCCGAACGCTTGACCTCGTCGACTGAGTAGAGGCGCTTGACGCGCTCCACCGGAGGACGCTCGAGGAAGTCGTAATAGGCGTCGTCATCCTCGACATATTGCGCGTCGAGAATGTACTCGTTGCGCGGAATATTGAGCTGCAGCGGCGGCAGGTCGAGACCCGGATCGCGCCATTCGTCCATAC
The nucleotide sequence above comes from Aminobacter aminovorans. Encoded proteins:
- a CDS encoding LysR family transcriptional regulator; this translates as MQPNPTLDQLQVFVVVAETGSFSAAGRKLNRAQSVISYAIANLEAQLGLKLFEREGTREPQLTDVGKTMLEDARRMIGVLQRIRSRASGHQQGLEAEVAMSVEVALPSPVLVPVLKALEERFPTVALRLHVGSLGLIIDQVMTGQADLGVGSITGEAEVQLVPLGFMSMVPAAAPDHPLAQFSGPVPLEEMREHIQLVVSDQSERTRGRDFGVFAYRTWRLTDMRTKHALMREGLGWGGLPRWLIADDLATGRLVELNLEPCSEQRSPLFAMHRADRAPKPAAAWLIEQFKRELGCFNEFEPHRRTTTGMA
- a CDS encoding TetR/AcrR family transcriptional regulator codes for the protein MQVKNERRSNRDRTEATRGDLIAAARRLFTEKSYAETGTPEIVAAAGVTRGALYHHFSDKQALFAAVVEQEAHAVAEEIERAAPVSLGAREALLVGTEAYLRAMQMPGRTRLLLLDGPAVLGRPGMDAIDDRHGNRTLREGLAATMRAGAMRKLPLAPLTSLLAATFDRAALAIDAGAAFADQVEVISALIDGLMTPDQRS
- a CDS encoding VOC family protein, which encodes MKTTSYYPVIMTGDVAGTAAFYVKHFRFESQFDAGWYVHLRSAEDRDVNLAIVQGDHETIPEEGRGQVAGLLINFEVKDVDAVHARLVAEGLPILRSLRDEDFGQRHFITRDPNGVLIDVITPIPPSPEFLALYVPDTVGA
- a CDS encoding PACE efflux transporter, whose amino-acid sequence is MRTTLDRVRHAISFELIGLALVTPLGAWAFHMPMGDIGAVAIVSATIATIWNYLFNLGFDHLLLAIRGSVKKSLKVRVAHAVLFEVGLLAVLMPFIAWYLGVSLLQALLMDASFALFYMAYAFVFNLAYDRVYPVQERPGALPSWSQPGQ
- a CDS encoding TIGR00645 family protein → MKRLEHAVESIILASRWLLVVFYLGLAVALGIYALSFVKKLYEFVMKVMVLDDTDTILKVLGLIDAALVASLVVMVIISGYENFVSRFDNHDGEVHWLGTIDISSLKIKVASTIVAISSIHLLQVFLNAQQYTSDQLMWLTIIHLAFVLSALLLAYIDRLTGLSKGDKKAAGEDGPSL